One Amaranthus tricolor cultivar Red isolate AtriRed21 chromosome 10, ASM2621246v1, whole genome shotgun sequence genomic window carries:
- the LOC130825560 gene encoding uncharacterized protein LOC130825560, giving the protein MKYTTLVQIIHLWIFINFCFSPSSSTKSSIVFTTLGRSRYNFDIYTLPIPSITQSFPTISKHHELKITDGISVNFNGHFPIDSSPILSLLNEPNSIPSSPNNLQLIYVTERNGTSNIYFDYVRVVGDSFNRPGIRSAMEVEVLNRVQVPILKTDSGNENTRVSMKDRPSLVGENLIYVSTHENSGVPRTSWVAVYSTHIPTGSTSRLTPKGVADFSPAVSPSGVYTAVASYGGKGWSGDVEELRTDIYVFSTRDGSGRVKIVEHGGWPTWVDDRTIYFHRRNDEDGWWSIYKAILPRVGRVNTESVIVERVTPPGWHVFTPATSPGNHDFIAVATRRPGSDFRHIELFYVKNKKFMELTRFVSPNTHHFNPFLSADGTQLGYHKCRGGEKDSSGSKILLLENLKTSEPEISLFRVDGSFPSFSPMGDRIAFLGDLNDGYLYVVNHNGSNMRAVHKGRAFTSAWDFVRKGVVYTSVGPNFASESTKVDIIAINVDDEELPYKKLTHGGENNAFPSPSPNGKWIVFRSGRSGHKNLYIMDAEEGELGGIRRLTEGPWSDTMCNWSPDGEWIAFASDREDPGGGSFEVFMIHPNGTGLRKVIQSGVGGRANHPWFSPDGQSIVFTSDYTGVSAEPISNPHHYQPYGEIFIAKIDGSDIRRLTHNSFEDGTPTWGRRFLNPIDVAQPNKEPKCEFQDCHWLNIKNKLGMVGPYSSNGAHC; this is encoded by the coding sequence atgaagTACACTACCCTTGTGCAGATAATCCATCTATGGATATTCATCAATTTCTgcttttctccatcatcatcgACAAAAAGCTCCATAGTTTTTACAACATTAGGAAGATCCAGATACAATTTCGATATCTACACTTTACCAATTCCCTCAATCACTCAATCTTTTCCCACCATTTCTAAACATCATGAACTTAAAATTACTGATGGAATCTCTGTCAATTTCAATGGCCATTTTCCCATCGATTCATCACCGATTTTGTCGCTTCTTAATGAACCCAATTCCATTCCATCTTCACCCAATAACCTTCAACTCATCTATGTCACTGAAAGAAACGGTACTTCTAACATCTACTTTGACTACGTCCGAGTTGTTGGTGACTCATTCAATCGTCCTGGAATTAGGTCCGCCATGGAAGTAGAAGTTCTTAATCGGGTTCAAGTTCCTATACTGAAAACCGATTCAGGGAATGAAAATACGAGAGTTTCGATGAAGGATCGGCCGAGTTTAGTGGGTGAGAATTTGATTTATGTGTCGACTCATGAAAACTCGGGCGTGCCAAGAACGAGTTGGGTAGCAGTTTATTCGACCCATATTCCAACCGGGTCAACCTCCAGGTTAACCCCTAAAGGTGTTGCGGATTTTAGCCCGGCAGTTTCTCCGTCAGGGGTTTACACCGCCGTAGCTTCTTATGGTGGAAAAGGATGGAGTGGAGATGTTGAGGAGCTTCGTACGGATATCTATGTCTTCTCAACTCGAGACGGGTCGGGTCGAGTTAAGATCGTTGAACACGGTGGGTGGCCGACTTGGGTTGATGATCGAACGATTTACTTTCATCGGAGAAACGATGAAGATGGCTGGTGGAGTATTTACAAAGCGATTCTTCCACGAGTTGGACGAGTTAACACTGAGTCGGTTATTGTTGAGCGAGTCACCCCACCTGGTTGGCACGTTTTTACTCCGGCTACTTCACCGGGTAATCATGACTTTATTGCTGTTGCTACTAGAAGACCCGGATCCGATTTTAGACATATTGAGCTTTTTTATGTTAAGAATAAAAAGTTCATGGAACTAACCCGTTTTGTTTCACCGAATACCCATCATTTTAACCCATTTTTATCAGCTGATGGGACCCAATTAGGGTACCATAAATGTAGGGGTGGAGAAAAGGATAGTAGTGGAAGTAAAATACTATTACTTGAAAACCTAAAAACATCCGAACCCGAAATATCTCTATTTCGGGTTGATGGGTCGTTTCCATCGTTTTCACCCATGGGCGATCGGATCGCTTTTTTGGGTGATTTGAATGATGGGTATCTCTATGTTGTAAACCATAATGGGTCTAATATGAGGGCTGTTCATAAAGGTAGGGCTTTTACAAGTGCTTGGGACTTTGTAAGAAAGGGTGTGGTTTACACAAGTGTAGGTCCCAATTTTGCCTCCGAAAGTACTAAGGTTGATATAATTGCTATTAATGTAGATGATGAGGAATTACCTTATAAAAAGTTAACTCATGGAGGTGAAAATAATGCATTTCCATCTCCGTCGCCCAATGGTAAGTGGATCGTGTTTCGATCAGGTCGATCGGGGCATAAAAACCTATACATTATGGATGCTGAGGAAGGTGAATTGGGTGGGATTCGGAGATTGACGGAGGGTCCATGGAGTGATACCATGTGTAATTGGTCACCCGACGGAGAATGGATTGCATTTGCATCGGACAGAGAGGATCCGGGTGGTGGAAGTTTTGAGGTGTTTATGATCCATCCTAATGGGACAGGGCTTCGTAAGGTAATCCAAAGTGGAGTGGGCGGGCGAGCGAATCATCCATGGTTTAGTCCGGACGGGCAAAGTATTGTGTTTACTTCAGATTATACTGGAGTGTCAGCTGAGCCTATTTCAAACCCACATCATTACCAACCTTATGGTGAAATCTTTATTGCGAAAATTGATGGATCGGATATCCGAAGATTAACCCATAATTCATTTGAGGATGGTACCCCAACATGGGGAAGGAGGTTCTTAAATCCTATAGATGTGGCCCAACCAAATAAGGAACCTAAATGTGAGTTTCAAGATTGTCATTGGCTTAACATAAAAAACAAACTGGGCATGGTAGGACCATATAGTTCAAATGGAGCTCATTGTTAA